The following coding sequences lie in one Arachis ipaensis cultivar K30076 chromosome B03, Araip1.1, whole genome shotgun sequence genomic window:
- the LOC107632990 gene encoding protein FAR-RED IMPAIRED RESPONSE 1-like translates to MFWKFSLDEERRLHNIFWCDGTSRHDYSVFGDVLGFDATYGRNRYKCPLVIFSGLDHHMRTVVFGCAILSNEVEKSYVWLLRAFLEAMKGQEPKSVLTDGDLTMKNAINAVFPNAHHRLCSWHLLQNATARIGRPMFLRKFRVCLMGDLEVDEFENLWSDIVEEFGLQQNPWILDMYERKHMWANAYIRGKFFAGLKTTSRCEALNMQIGKFIGNGYNLHEFIEHFQHYLEFMRRRELVADYRSVYGQPIFKSKLEALESYAAIVYTKDVFELFREVLLLSSNVRVVSCKKTSTCSLFEVTMYCRDRSWSVAWDKADDEFTCSCLRMESFGIPCVHMVGVFVYLNITQLPVKTICERWTKKAKQAAVDPSGQVGEIPDAAYMSMHAALLNDCRELIKLACQYFEDYSELKSMIRNQSNVLREKHRLRVSIADCGEKVSVRDPLRARHKGCGQRGLTAREKTRRVQRCSKCGKASHNSRKCAEFGSERRRGMATAMEGWENTSAAKEGNYTDEMNVSGIYILQESYLNLCVAYFGMT, encoded by the coding sequence ATGTTTTGGAAATTCTCATTGGACGAGGAGAGGAGGCTGCACAATATATTTTGGTGTGATGGTACTAGCCGACATGACTATAGTGTGTTTGGGGATGTTCTGGGGTTCGACGCAACTTATGGGAGGAATAGGTACAAGTGTCCGCTTGTAATATTTTCGGGTTTGGATCATCACATGCGGACTGTGGTATTCGGTTGTGCAATTCTGAGCAACGAAGTAGAGAAAAGTTATGTCTGGTTGTTGCGAGCATTTCTTGAGGCAATGAAAGGACAAGAACCGAAATCTGTGTTGACCGATGGAGATTTGACAATGAAGAATGCAATTAATGCTGTCTTTCCAAATGCACATCACAGGCTGTGCAGCTGGCACCTGCTACAAAATGCGACTGCCCGCATTGGCCGGCCCATGTTTCTTCGCAAGTTCCGAGTTTGCCTGATGGGTGACTTAGAGGTAGATGAGTTTGAGAACCTATGGAGCGATATTGTGGAAGAGTTTGGGTTGCAACAAAACCCGTGGATACTAGATATGTATGAACGCAAGCATATGTGGGCTAATGCGTATATTAGAGGAAAATTTTTTGCTGGGCTGAAGACGACGTCTCGATGTGAGGCATTGAACATGCAGATTGGGAAATTTATTGGGAACGGATACAATCTACATGAATTTATTGAGCATTTTCAGCACTATCTCGAGTTCATGAGAAGAAGAGAGCTAGTCGCCGATTATAGATCTGTGTATGGGCAACCTATTTTTAAGTCGAAGTTGGAGGCCTTGGAAAGCTATGCAGCAATAGTATACACGAAAGATGTTTTTGAACTATTCCGGGAGGTCCTCCTTTTGTCTAGCAATGTAAGAGTTGTATCTTGCAAGAAAACTAGCACGTGTTCCCTGTTTGAGGTTACCATGTACTGCCGGGACCGGTCCTGGAGTGTGGCTTGGGACAAGGCGGATGACGAATTTACTTGCTCATGTTTGCGTATGGAATCATTTGGCATTCCTTGTGTGCACATGGTGGGGGTGTTTGTTTATCTGAACATCACTCAGCTTCCGGTGAAGACCATATGCGAACGATGGACGAAGAAGGCCAAGCAAGCGGCAGTGGACCCATCTGGACAGGTAGGCGAGATTCCTGATGCTGCGTATATGAGCATGCACGCAGCTTTGCTAAATGATTGTAGAGAGTTAATCAAGTTGGCCTGCCAGTACTTTGAAGACTACTCTGAACTGAAATCCATGATACGAAACCAAAGTAATGTGTTGAGAGAGAAGCATCGGTTAAGGGTTAGCATAGCTGATTGCGGAGAAAAGGTATCCGTTCGCGATCCGCTGCGGGCGAGACATAAGGGATGCGGCCAACGAGGGTTAACTGCTAGGGAAAAAACTCGGCGTGTGCAACGTTGCAGTAAGTGTGGTAAAGCTAGCCATAACTCCAGGAAGTGTGCGGAGTTCGGAAGCGAAAGGCGCAGGGGCATGGCCACAGCGATGGAGGGTTGGGAGAACACGTCGGCGGCAAAGGAGGGTAACTACACGGATGAAATGAATGTGAGTGGCATTTACATTTTACAAGAAAGTTATCTGAATTTGTGTGTTGCTTATTTCGGTATGACATGA